A genome region from bacterium includes the following:
- a CDS encoding prepilin-type N-terminal cleavage/methylation domain-containing protein, with the protein MFEWLHEKIRQEDRGFTLIELVVVLAIIGILIAAAVPLYLGARQKAYKAEASNALQEIKTMEWAYYQQYNTFVNGTLPSIGFTQPGNANWTYSVGTGTAASVVATAIGTTGTPVAGQSMTLTLSSDGSTQTSASF; encoded by the coding sequence ATCCGGCAGGAAGATCGGGGCTTCACCCTAATCGAGTTGGTTGTCGTCCTCGCGATCATCGGCATTCTGATCGCGGCGGCGGTGCCGCTGTACCTGGGTGCTCGCCAGAAGGCCTACAAGGCCGAGGCCAGCAACGCACTGCAGGAGATCAAAACGATGGAGTGGGCCTACTACCAGCAGTACAACACGTTCGTGAACGGGACGCTTCCGTCGATCGGTTTTACCCAACCGGGCAACGCCAACTGGACGTACTCCGTGGGCACGGGCACGGCGGCGAGCGTTGTCGCAACCGCGATCGGGACCACCGGTACGCCGGTCGCGGGTCAGTCGATGACCTTGACGTTGAGTAGCGATGGGAGCACGCAGACGAGCGCCTCGTTCTAG